The Chloroflexota bacterium genome includes a region encoding these proteins:
- a CDS encoding CTP synthase, whose amino-acid sequence MNTKYIFLTGGVVSSVGKGVTAAAIGRLLKERGFKVSIQKLDPYINVDPGTMSPYQHGEVYVLDDGAETDLDLGHYERFVDIRLNRVCNVTAGQVYAEVISKERRGDYLGGTIQVIPHITNEIKNRIHMVARTTGAEIVLVEVGGTVGDMEGQPFLEALRQMRGDAGVENSLYIHVTWMPHIGATGELKTKPTQHSVRELRSIGISPDMILARSDYPVDQELCDKIALFCDVEPRAVIPMVTADQLYEIPLLLEKAHMVDYLLERLQLESRQKPDWRVWETMVKKLRSEKPGVKIALVGKYVELHDAYMSVREAVRHAALDVGLEEEILWIHSADLERGRGMELLQSADGIIVPGGFGERGIEGKIIAARYARENKIPYLGLCLGMQVMVIEFARALLQDDDVNSTEFDPSTRHPVIDLMPDQRQLSDMGGTMRLGLYPCQLQPGSAAAKAYQAEQVDERHRHRFEFKNAYRAQFQEAGMCFSGLSPDERLVEIVELNEHPFMLGTQFHPEFLSRPTRPHPLFRAFLSAINDRRAG is encoded by the coding sequence ATGAACACAAAATATATTTTTCTAACCGGCGGAGTCGTTAGTTCGGTGGGCAAGGGTGTCACCGCGGCGGCGATTGGTCGATTGCTCAAAGAACGCGGTTTTAAGGTTTCTATTCAGAAACTGGATCCTTATATCAACGTTGATCCTGGCACGATGAGTCCATATCAACATGGCGAAGTCTACGTCTTGGATGATGGCGCCGAGACCGATCTCGATCTGGGGCATTACGAGCGTTTTGTGGATATTCGCCTCAATCGAGTTTGTAATGTCACCGCCGGGCAAGTTTATGCCGAAGTGATTTCAAAAGAGCGCCGGGGCGATTATCTGGGTGGCACGATTCAGGTGATTCCGCATATTACCAACGAGATCAAAAATCGCATCCACATGGTGGCGCGCACCACCGGGGCAGAGATTGTGCTGGTTGAAGTCGGCGGTACCGTGGGTGATATGGAGGGGCAACCCTTTCTTGAAGCGTTGCGCCAGATGCGAGGCGATGCAGGGGTTGAGAATTCGCTTTATATTCATGTCACCTGGATGCCGCATATTGGCGCTACGGGCGAATTAAAAACAAAGCCCACACAACACTCCGTGCGAGAATTGCGTTCGATTGGTATTTCGCCCGATATGATTCTGGCGCGCTCCGATTATCCTGTCGATCAGGAACTTTGCGACAAGATCGCCCTTTTCTGCGATGTAGAACCGCGCGCCGTCATCCCCATGGTCACTGCAGACCAGCTCTACGAAATTCCGCTGTTGCTGGAAAAAGCCCACATGGTTGATTATCTGCTGGAGCGGTTGCAGCTTGAATCCCGTCAAAAGCCGGATTGGCGCGTGTGGGAGACGATGGTTAAAAAACTGCGCAGCGAGAAACCGGGCGTTAAGATTGCCCTGGTGGGCAAGTACGTGGAGCTGCACGACGCGTATATGAGCGTGCGGGAAGCTGTTCGCCATGCCGCGCTGGATGTGGGGCTGGAAGAAGAAATCTTGTGGATTCACTCAGCGGACCTGGAGCGGGGGCGTGGTATGGAGTTGCTTCAATCAGCCGATGGGATTATTGTCCCCGGAGGGTTTGGCGAGCGCGGCATCGAGGGCAAAATTATCGCCGCCCGTTACGCGAGAGAGAATAAGATCCCCTACCTGGGGTTGTGCCTGGGAATGCAGGTGATGGTGATCGAGTTTGCGCGCGCCTTGCTCCAGGATGATGATGTCAACTCAACCGAGTTTGACCCCTCCACGCGCCACCCGGTGATAGATCTGATGCCCGACCAACGCCAACTCAGCGATATGGGTGGGACGATGCGCCTGGGGTTGTATCCATGCCAATTGCAGCCCGGTTCAGCGGCTGCAAAAGCCTATCAAGCCGAACAGGTCGATGAACGCCACCGCCATCGCTTTGAATTCAAAAATGCATATCGTGCGCAGTTTCAAGAAGCCGGGATGTGTTTTTCAGGCCTCTCCCCCGATGAACGTTTGGTCGAAATCGTGGAACTGAATGAGCACCCGTTTATGCTGGGCACGCAGTTTCACCCGGAATTTCTGTCACGGCCAACACGCCCGCATCCTTTGTTCAGGGCGTTTCTTTCTGCTATTAATGATCGACGCGCTGGGTAG
- a CDS encoding S1 RNA-binding domain-containing protein, whose amino-acid sequence MDTKPTRMEELKSKDKLTGTVIKTMLSGVVIDIGMEVPGIVHISRIQSEPVNRAEDVVEIGQEVEVWIRQVFPDRERIELTMIKPLGLEWREITKGMVSKGIVTRLEKYGAFIDIGAERPGLVHISEMAHGFIDSPGDVVQDGDEVEVQVLSVNRRRKQIKLSMKALMDPPVKAAKIVEEMNEEVNNEPVPTAMEAALRQAMERSQNGESKGKKKKKSASLNDELENIFSRTLNKD is encoded by the coding sequence ATGGACACGAAGCCCACCCGCATGGAGGAGCTAAAATCGAAAGATAAGCTAACTGGCACTGTCATTAAAACAATGCTGTCTGGGGTTGTTATCGATATTGGCATGGAAGTTCCCGGCATTGTTCACATTTCACGCATTCAGAGCGAACCTGTCAACCGAGCGGAAGATGTAGTTGAGATTGGTCAGGAAGTTGAGGTATGGATTCGACAGGTTTTTCCGGATCGTGAGCGCATTGAATTGACGATGATTAAACCATTGGGGTTGGAATGGCGCGAAATCACCAAGGGAATGGTTAGCAAAGGTATTGTTACCCGACTGGAAAAGTACGGTGCATTTATTGATATTGGAGCAGAACGCCCTGGCCTGGTTCACATTAGTGAGATGGCGCATGGTTTTATTGACTCCCCTGGTGATGTTGTGCAAGATGGCGACGAAGTTGAAGTTCAGGTGCTTAGCGTAAATCGACGCCGCAAACAGATCAAATTGAGCATGAAAGCGCTCATGGATCCCCCCGTCAAGGCAGCAAAAATCGTTGAAGAGATGAACGAGGAAGTTAACAACGAGCCAGTGCCCACAGCAATGGAAGCCGCTTTACGTCAGGCGATGGAACGCTCGCAAAATGGCGAAAGCAAGGGGAAAAAGAAGAAAAAAAGCGCTTCGCTCAATGATGAACTTGAGAACATTTTCTCACGCACATTGAACAAAGATTAG
- the eno gene encoding phosphopyruvate hydratase, translating into MEATTIISVHGRQVLDSRGNPTVEVEVQLLDGSWARAIVPSGASTGVHEALELRDGDKSHYLGKSVLKAVDNVNGPIAEELTGWDAIEQRAIDLTMLELDGTKNKSILGANAILGTSLAVAKAAANALGLPLYRYIGGVYAHVLPVPMMNILNGGAHTGWQSTDAQEFMVMPFGAPTFAEGLRWGTEIYHSLKAVLKARGYKTLVGDEGGYAPALKANAEAVEVILEAIEKAGYSAGVGKDVAIALDPAASEFYESDTGLYHLRTEGKKLTSEEMVAFWKSWVDQYPIVSIEDGLAQDDWEGWKMMVAELGDRLQIVGDDLLVTNPERVRRAINEKASNALLVKLNQIGSLTETIEAVEMCHRAGWRAVTSHRSGETEDATIADLAVALNMGQIKTGAPARSDRVAKYNQLLRIEEELGDDGRYAGWDALNISR; encoded by the coding sequence ATGGAAGCAACAACGATTATTTCTGTTCATGGTCGCCAAGTGTTGGATTCGCGCGGTAACCCCACTGTTGAGGTGGAAGTTCAATTGCTCGATGGCAGTTGGGCGCGCGCAATTGTGCCTTCGGGCGCATCAACGGGTGTGCATGAAGCGCTAGAATTGCGCGATGGCGATAAGTCCCACTATTTGGGCAAGAGTGTTTTGAAAGCTGTGGATAATGTCAACGGGCCGATTGCAGAGGAATTAACTGGCTGGGATGCAATTGAGCAGCGCGCCATCGATTTGACCATGCTTGAACTGGATGGCACCAAGAATAAATCTATACTAGGCGCCAATGCGATTTTAGGCACAAGTCTGGCAGTTGCCAAAGCCGCAGCCAACGCGCTGGGGCTGCCGCTTTATCGCTATATTGGCGGTGTGTATGCCCATGTGCTGCCCGTACCGATGATGAATATCCTCAACGGCGGCGCGCATACCGGCTGGCAATCTACCGATGCACAGGAATTTATGGTGATGCCCTTTGGCGCGCCGACCTTTGCAGAAGGGCTGCGCTGGGGCACTGAAATTTATCATTCGCTCAAGGCTGTGCTGAAAGCACGCGGTTACAAAACCCTGGTTGGGGATGAAGGCGGTTATGCTCCCGCGCTCAAAGCCAATGCGGAGGCGGTTGAAGTCATTCTCGAAGCCATCGAAAAGGCCGGTTATTCCGCCGGTGTTGGTAAGGATGTGGCGATTGCGCTCGATCCGGCAGCTTCTGAATTCTATGAGAGCGACACCGGGCTGTACCACCTGCGCACGGAAGGCAAGAAATTAACCAGTGAAGAAATGGTCGCTTTCTGGAAGAGTTGGGTGGATCAGTATCCGATTGTTTCTATTGAAGATGGCCTGGCACAGGATGATTGGGAAGGCTGGAAGATGATGGTAGCCGAACTCGGAGATCGGCTGCAAATTGTGGGAGATGATCTGCTGGTAACCAACCCCGAGCGTGTCCGGCGGGCGATAAACGAAAAAGCCTCGAACGCCCTGTTGGTCAAACTCAATCAGATTGGCTCATTAACGGAAACCATCGAAGCAGTTGAAATGTGTCATCGGGCTGGCTGGCGTGCGGTTACTTCGCATCGCTCTGGCGAAACCGAAGATGCTACAATTGCCGATTTAGCGGTAGCCCTGAACATGGGCCAGATCAAAACTGGCGCCCCCGCTCGCTCGGACCGCGTGGCGAAATACAATCAATTGCTCCGCATCGAAGAAGAACTCGGCGACGACGGTCGTTATGCTGGTTGGGATGCTTTGAATATTTCCCGCTAA
- a CDS encoding aminoacyl-tRNA hydrolase, whose product MLTKLFDMFSQESSQTYLIVGLGNPGRNYRHNRHNIGFMLVDRIAERMDVKFTRLQQKALFTDGRYRGKKILLAKPQTYMNNSGQAVGSLARFYKIPLNNILIAYDDVDLPFATIRLRGSGGSAGQKGMKSIIQHLKTEEFPRLRLGIDRPPGRMSTPDYVLQDFSADLADDLAIFLDRAADAALKFAHEGLEAAMTQYNRSES is encoded by the coding sequence ATGCTCACCAAACTCTTCGACATGTTCTCCCAAGAATCATCACAAACCTACTTAATTGTCGGTCTGGGAAATCCGGGCCGAAATTATCGTCACAACCGTCACAATATCGGTTTCATGCTGGTGGATCGAATCGCCGAACGAATGGACGTGAAATTCACGCGCCTGCAACAAAAAGCGCTCTTTACCGATGGCCGCTATCGCGGTAAAAAAATTCTTTTAGCGAAGCCACAGACATATATGAACAACTCCGGGCAGGCGGTAGGCTCACTGGCGCGTTTTTACAAAATTCCGCTGAACAATATATTAATTGCCTACGACGATGTTGATCTCCCCTTTGCCACAATCCGCTTACGCGGCAGCGGCGGATCAGCCGGACAAAAGGGCATGAAATCCATCATTCAACATCTCAAAACCGAAGAGTTTCCACGCCTGCGTTTGGGGATCGACCGTCCGCCGGGGCGCATGAGCACACCCGATTACGTACTGCAAGATTTTTCGGCTGATCTCGCGGATGATCTGGCGATCTTTCTCGATCGTGCAGCCGACGCTGCACTAAAATTTGCCCACGAAGGGCTGGAAGCTGCCATGACACAATACAATCGCAGTGAAAGCTGA
- a CDS encoding 1-acyl-sn-glycerol-3-phosphate acyltransferase codes for METNNQLLATDPRLHKTYYLHETNTRRATVAIFRMFAWFIMKYEVRGTEHLPSEGAVVLACNHVTTFDIFPMQLGISRPIFYMAKEELMRNPIVEYILRKGGVYPVYRGAKDEWAHRHTEKVLEHGQVLGIFPEGTRSKGRGLRIAKTGAARFAINANCPIIPMSISGSQNVFKTFPRRAKIEVQLGEPIYPQSDEGALALTDRMMFAIAAMLPSELRGAYADTSEGFFE; via the coding sequence ATGGAAACAAATAATCAACTTCTCGCAACAGACCCACGCCTGCATAAAACCTATTACCTGCACGAGACCAACACTCGCCGGGCAACCGTTGCCATATTCAGAATGTTTGCCTGGTTTATCATGAAATATGAAGTCCGCGGCACAGAACATTTACCATCCGAAGGGGCGGTGGTTCTGGCCTGCAATCATGTGACTACCTTCGATATCTTCCCCATGCAGCTCGGTATTTCGCGTCCCATCTTCTATATGGCCAAAGAAGAATTAATGCGCAATCCGATTGTGGAATATATTCTGCGCAAGGGAGGGGTCTACCCCGTATACCGCGGCGCTAAAGATGAGTGGGCACATCGGCATACAGAGAAGGTGCTGGAACACGGTCAGGTGCTGGGAATTTTTCCGGAGGGGACACGTAGCAAAGGGCGCGGCCTACGTATCGCCAAAACGGGCGCGGCGCGTTTTGCCATCAATGCCAACTGTCCAATAATCCCTATGTCAATTTCGGGAAGTCAAAATGTTTTCAAGACATTTCCCCGCCGTGCCAAAATTGAAGTTCAACTCGGTGAGCCGATTTACCCTCAATCCGATGAAGGTGCGCTGGCATTGACCGACCGCATGATGTTCGCCATCGCGGCGATGCTACCATCCGAACTACGCGGAGCCTATGCCGATACCTCCGAGGGATTCTTCGAATAA
- a CDS encoding zinc ribbon domain-containing protein, translating into MTFDPSSLSKFMLILTAWGGAFIAALWLSLIIWTYRDIRNRARDPLGRILAVLVVAVLFLPGIVIYMILRPHRTLDDEYQHTLEEEALLRSIEDTPVCPGCGRRSKESWKICPNCHTKLKKPCHQCGKLMELPWNLCPHCGTPTPGMRRDDLTLDEALSPLTETTPEEPPAEEIQTPKED; encoded by the coding sequence ATGACTTTTGATCCATCCTCACTCAGCAAATTCATGCTTATTCTGACAGCCTGGGGTGGTGCATTTATTGCCGCCTTGTGGCTAAGCCTGATTATATGGACCTATCGCGACATCCGCAATCGGGCACGCGATCCATTGGGACGCATTCTGGCTGTGCTTGTCGTAGCCGTGCTTTTCCTCCCCGGGATTGTCATCTATATGATTTTGCGCCCCCACCGCACACTCGACGACGAATATCAACACACACTCGAAGAGGAAGCTCTACTGCGTTCCATCGAAGATACACCCGTCTGTCCAGGATGTGGACGCCGCTCAAAAGAGAGTTGGAAAATTTGCCCGAATTGCCACACCAAGCTAAAGAAACCTTGCCATCAGTGCGGCAAGTTGATGGAACTCCCCTGGAATTTATGCCCCCACTGTGGGACACCCACCCCCGGAATGCGGCGGGACGATCTCACGCTCGATGAGGCTCTCAGCCCTCTGACAGAAACAACTCCCGAAGAGCCACCTGCCGAAGAAATACAAACTCCCAAAGAAGATTAA
- the mfd gene encoding transcription-repair coupling factor, whose product MKADPRLIMLTSILTTLQVEASFQELTAAIATGTPLPNQRLPRAARLPMLAALHQSLRAPILYITHRSDQAITLADELRLWLPDEQLLLFPEPNPLFYENTPWGNNTRRDRLIGLTILASQMIPALRRDPAPAPIIICPARAAMTRTLPRREFIKAVQSLKPEQIVSPDQLTRHWVNLGYEPTTTVIEAGQFARRGGILDVWPPADLAPTRIEFFGDEIDTLRHFDPNSQRTTQHHDHLLITPAREFLGPPEPIETLVESGKTLSEFHIPRLYPHPGRIFDYLPRNALVLFDDQMAIQENIETVEEQALSLRTSYIEEGLLAEDFPVPYLTYDQIEDSLPLGRTLFMGPSAASDEELPPLAGQFTPNSRFGGRLKPLMEQLAQSAINGETSYIVSRQTARLTELWEEDYRPSVTIQHTPRFIKGTLTEGWLFQTANGEKIQLFTDGEIFGWQRPRPRRRHRPVAEAPEAAYADLEQGDWVVHIDHGVGQFAGLVQRAIDGAEREYLCVEYAEGDRLFVPVQQADRLARYIGPDSRAPAPTRLGGPQWTSVKGRVKEAVEAMAEDLLELYAKRQVVGGHAFNLDTPWQRELEASFPYVETEDQLNALAAVKTDMETHRPMDRLICGDVGFGKTEIALRAAFKAVMDGKQVAILVPTTVLAQQHYNTFRERLAAFPMMVEMLSRFRTSQQQSHILFRLAQGTVDIVIGTHRLISGDVIFKDLGLLVIDEEQRFGVTHKEKLKQLRTEVDVLTMTATPIPRTLYLAMTGLRDISTLNTPPEERLPIITHVGPFSKDMIRRAVLRELERGGQIFFVHNRVQTINGIERMLTQLVPEAKIAIAHGQMPENQLAECMRQFTEAEIDILLSTSIIESGLDIPNANTLIVDRADTFGLAQLYQLRGRVGRGAQRAYAYFFKHKDKHPTPDGSERLETIAENVQLGAGLSIAMRDLEIRGAGDILGTRQHGHIASVGFHLYTRLLAEAVKRTRDERGLPLDKNELASKAHRPLVLVDLPLHTTIPGSYVTDLDMRLKLYRRVADAQTIEEISAITEEFEDRFGPLPPPVQNLMLQTKVKLLAIRAGINSVSHENRQIVLRYPEGVAPPSVSNTQLRVRVGKSALWVEMATPSTEHIHKLLDLLQTL is encoded by the coding sequence GTGAAAGCTGATCCGCGCCTGATCATGCTCACATCCATTCTCACCACTCTACAAGTCGAAGCTTCATTTCAGGAACTCACCGCGGCAATCGCCACAGGCACACCGTTGCCCAACCAGCGGCTGCCGAGAGCAGCGCGCCTGCCTATGCTGGCAGCCTTACATCAAAGTCTGCGCGCCCCGATCTTGTATATCACGCACCGCAGCGACCAGGCGATCACGCTGGCCGATGAACTGCGCCTGTGGCTTCCAGACGAGCAGTTGCTCCTTTTTCCCGAGCCTAACCCGCTTTTCTATGAAAACACACCCTGGGGGAATAATACCCGGCGTGACCGCCTGATTGGGCTTACCATCCTGGCTTCACAGATGATCCCCGCTTTGCGACGCGATCCAGCCCCTGCGCCGATCATCATCTGCCCGGCGCGCGCCGCCATGACTCGCACACTACCGCGGCGCGAGTTTATCAAAGCCGTGCAAAGCCTCAAACCCGAACAGATCGTCTCGCCCGATCAACTCACGCGCCATTGGGTAAATCTGGGGTATGAACCCACCACAACGGTCATCGAAGCGGGGCAATTCGCCCGCCGCGGCGGCATTCTCGATGTTTGGCCGCCCGCCGATCTCGCCCCTACACGCATCGAATTCTTCGGCGATGAAATTGATACCCTGCGCCATTTTGACCCCAACAGCCAGCGCACAACCCAACATCACGACCATCTGCTCATCACCCCGGCGCGCGAATTCCTCGGCCCGCCAGAACCGATCGAAACGCTGGTAGAATCCGGCAAAACGCTTTCCGAATTCCATATTCCCCGGCTTTATCCGCACCCGGGCCGCATCTTCGATTACCTGCCCCGCAACGCGCTGGTTTTATTCGACGACCAAATGGCAATTCAGGAAAATATCGAAACGGTTGAAGAACAGGCGCTCAGTTTGCGGACCAGCTATATCGAGGAGGGATTGCTGGCCGAAGATTTTCCCGTCCCATACCTGACCTACGACCAGATTGAAGACTCACTACCCCTGGGCAGGACTCTGTTCATGGGGCCTTCTGCCGCCTCCGATGAAGAACTGCCTCCGCTAGCCGGGCAATTCACTCCAAATTCGCGCTTCGGTGGCCGCCTGAAACCGCTGATGGAACAACTCGCCCAAAGCGCTATTAACGGCGAAACCAGCTATATCGTCTCGCGGCAAACTGCCCGTCTGACCGAACTCTGGGAAGAAGACTATCGTCCATCGGTCACAATCCAGCATACTCCACGTTTTATCAAAGGCACACTCACCGAAGGCTGGCTATTCCAGACGGCCAATGGCGAAAAAATACAGCTATTCACCGATGGCGAAATTTTTGGCTGGCAGCGCCCGCGCCCTCGCAGACGGCATCGCCCGGTAGCCGAAGCGCCTGAAGCCGCCTATGCCGATCTCGAACAAGGCGATTGGGTGGTGCATATTGACCACGGAGTGGGACAATTCGCCGGGCTAGTGCAACGCGCCATCGACGGAGCCGAGCGCGAATATCTGTGCGTTGAATACGCTGAGGGCGACCGGCTCTTTGTGCCCGTGCAACAGGCCGACCGTCTGGCGCGCTATATCGGCCCCGATAGCCGGGCGCCTGCGCCCACACGCCTGGGCGGCCCGCAATGGACCAGTGTCAAGGGGCGCGTTAAAGAAGCTGTCGAAGCGATGGCTGAAGATTTGCTGGAACTCTACGCCAAGCGCCAGGTGGTTGGCGGCCATGCATTTAACCTGGATACGCCCTGGCAACGCGAATTAGAAGCCAGTTTCCCCTACGTAGAAACCGAAGATCAATTAAATGCGCTGGCCGCGGTCAAAACCGATATGGAAACCCACCGCCCGATGGATCGCCTGATCTGCGGAGATGTTGGTTTTGGCAAAACCGAAATCGCCCTGCGCGCCGCCTTCAAAGCCGTGATGGATGGCAAGCAGGTTGCCATCCTGGTGCCCACCACAGTCTTGGCCCAGCAGCATTACAATACTTTTCGCGAACGTTTGGCTGCGTTTCCCATGATGGTAGAAATGCTCTCGCGCTTCCGCACAAGCCAACAGCAGAGTCATATTCTCTTCCGGCTGGCACAGGGCACAGTGGATATTGTTATCGGGACGCATCGTCTGATTTCGGGTGATGTGATCTTCAAAGATTTAGGGCTGCTGGTGATTGATGAAGAGCAGCGCTTCGGTGTCACCCACAAAGAGAAACTCAAACAACTACGCACCGAGGTGGATGTGCTCACGATGACAGCCACACCAATCCCGCGCACGCTTTACCTGGCGATGACCGGATTGCGCGACATCTCTACGCTGAATACCCCCCCGGAGGAGCGTCTGCCGATCATCACGCATGTTGGGCCGTTCTCCAAAGACATGATTCGCCGGGCGGTTTTGCGCGAACTGGAACGCGGCGGGCAAATCTTCTTTGTGCATAATCGCGTGCAAACGATCAATGGCATTGAGCGTATGCTCACGCAACTGGTACCAGAAGCGAAGATCGCCATTGCACACGGCCAAATGCCCGAAAATCAGCTCGCAGAGTGTATGCGCCAATTTACCGAGGCTGAAATTGATATTTTGCTCTCAACATCAATTATTGAATCCGGGCTGGATATTCCCAACGCCAATACGCTGATTGTTGACCGCGCCGATACCTTTGGGTTGGCGCAACTCTATCAATTACGCGGACGCGTCGGGCGCGGCGCACAGCGTGCCTACGCCTATTTCTTTAAGCATAAAGATAAACATCCCACGCCGGATGGCAGCGAAAGGCTGGAAACGATTGCCGAGAATGTGCAACTGGGGGCCGGTCTCTCAATTGCGATGCGCGATCTCGAAATTCGCGGGGCGGGCGATATTTTAGGGACCCGGCAACACGGGCATATTGCTTCGGTGGGCTTTCATCTCTATACACGCTTATTGGCGGAAGCCGTCAAACGCACGCGCGATGAACGCGGTTTACCTTTGGACAAAAACGAATTAGCCAGCAAAGCCCACCGCCCACTGGTGCTGGTGGATTTACCCCTGCACACCACCATTCCGGGGAGTTATGTCACCGATCTGGATATGCGCCTGAAGCTCTATCGCCGGGTGGCGGATGCGCAAACAATCGAAGAGATTAGCGCCATTACCGAGGAATTTGAAGACCGCTTCGGGCCGCTGCCGCCTCCGGTGCAAAATTTAATGCTGCAAACCAAAGTTAAGCTCCTGGCGATCCGGGCGGGGATTAATAGTGTAAGCCACGAAAACAGGCAGATTGTTTTACGTTACCCTGAGGGCGTAGCCCCGCCCTCGGTGAGCAACACTCAGCTACGAGTGCGCGTCGGAAAATCCGCTCTTTGGGTCGAGATGGCCACCCCTTCTACAGAACATATCCACAAGTTGCTCGATCTGCTTCAAACTCTTTGA